Proteins co-encoded in one Nodularia sp. LEGE 06071 genomic window:
- a CDS encoding glycosyltransferase family 2 protein, translating into MFSIYILTYNEELDIAACIESAMLSDDIIVVDSCSSDRTREIASRYPVRTVQHAFESHGRQRTWMLESIPPKYEWVYILEADERMTPELFAECVQATKSPDYIGYYVAERVMFMNHWIRYSTQYPRYQMRLFRHGKVWFTDYGHTEREVCNGATSFVKETYPHYTCGKGLSRWIEKHNRYSTDEAKETLHQIEQGKVNWQDLFLGKTEIERRRALKDLSLRLPARPFLRFLYMYFILGGCLDGRAGMAWCTLQAFYEYLILLKVWEMKNMPIPSLNMGLSDDEENKAQAHHTVSQTGKKIDAI; encoded by the coding sequence ATGTTTTCAATTTATATACTGACATATAACGAAGAGCTAGATATTGCGGCTTGTATAGAGTCGGCAATGCTATCTGATGACATCATAGTTGTAGATTCATGCAGTAGCGATCGCACTAGAGAAATTGCCAGTCGGTATCCTGTTCGCACCGTCCAACACGCCTTTGAAAGCCACGGTCGTCAACGCACCTGGATGTTAGAATCTATTCCGCCCAAATATGAGTGGGTATACATTCTCGAAGCCGATGAACGCATGACACCAGAACTGTTTGCCGAATGCGTACAAGCCACCAAAAGCCCCGACTATATTGGCTACTACGTCGCTGAACGTGTGATGTTCATGAATCATTGGATTCGCTACAGCACCCAATATCCCCGCTATCAAATGCGTCTGTTCCGCCACGGTAAAGTTTGGTTTACAGATTATGGTCATACGGAACGGGAAGTATGTAACGGTGCTACCAGTTTCGTCAAAGAGACATATCCTCACTACACTTGTGGCAAAGGTTTAAGCCGTTGGATTGAAAAACATAACCGTTATTCTACAGATGAAGCCAAAGAAACCTTGCATCAAATTGAACAAGGTAAAGTGAACTGGCAAGATTTATTCCTGGGTAAAACAGAAATCGAAAGACGACGCGCCTTAAAAGATTTATCTTTACGTTTACCCGCCAGACCATTTCTGCGCTTTCTGTATATGTATTTTATTTTAGGCGGTTGTCTAGATGGACGCGCCGGCATGGCTTGGTGTACATTACAGGCATTTTACGAATACCTGATTTTGCTGAAAGTTTGGGAAATGAAAAATATGCCTATACCCAGTTTAAATATGGGCTTATCTGACGATGAAGAGAACAAAGCACAAGCCCATCATACTGTTTCACAAACAGGAAAAAAAATTGATGCTATTTGA
- a CDS encoding HpsJ family protein produces the protein MTNRFASGNAALTLKVVGIILILSFLLDFLILMFPFQPTDRGWQISLATAIVDRGIVPLVGIGMLFVGYWIDGVGDSGPRGIDIRFPVLVLASFLGLMFLLIFPLHLNNVRQASIQNVEQIRQDAELAENQLQNQLSQFQAQINNEQGKAQLEQLRNQARNQFTELLKNEASYQQALNNPQLPAAQKELLKKFKANPQELESFIAQQTDPQAQATQRVSQIRQRREEAQKQAKDNAWKSGMRIGINSLLLSIGYMIIGWTGLRSMGVLQGSKRKVAAR, from the coding sequence ATGACTAATCGTTTTGCTTCTGGAAACGCTGCCCTGACACTCAAGGTAGTGGGAATCATCTTAATTTTGTCCTTTTTACTAGACTTTTTGATTCTGATGTTCCCCTTCCAACCAACAGATAGGGGATGGCAAATCAGTTTAGCCACGGCAATAGTTGACAGGGGCATTGTGCCTTTAGTGGGCATAGGAATGCTATTCGTCGGTTATTGGATTGATGGTGTTGGTGATAGCGGTCCAAGAGGTATAGATATCAGATTTCCCGTGCTGGTACTCGCCAGTTTTTTAGGGTTAATGTTCTTGCTGATTTTTCCCTTGCACTTGAATAACGTCCGCCAAGCTAGCATTCAAAACGTCGAGCAAATCCGCCAAGATGCCGAACTAGCAGAAAATCAATTGCAAAATCAGTTATCCCAATTCCAAGCCCAAATCAACAACGAGCAAGGAAAGGCGCAACTAGAACAGCTGCGAAACCAAGCTAGAAATCAGTTTACCGAGCTGCTCAAAAATGAGGCATCATATCAACAAGCATTGAATAACCCGCAACTGCCCGCAGCCCAAAAAGAATTACTCAAGAAGTTCAAAGCAAATCCCCAAGAACTAGAGAGCTTTATCGCCCAGCAAACAGATCCTCAAGCACAGGCGACTCAAAGAGTCAGCCAAATTCGCCAACGTCGCGAAGAAGCGCAAAAACAAGCCAAAGACAACGCTTGGAAGTCGGGAATGCGAATTGGGATTAATAGTTTGCTGTTATCCATTGGTTACATGATCATTGGCTGGACAGGTTTACGAAGTATGGGTGTTTTACAAGGTAGTAAACGTAAAGTAGCCGCACGCTAA
- a CDS encoding TIGR04282 family arsenosugar biosynthesis glycosyltransferase: MLKSSDVAKQHLIIFTRYPEPGQTKTRLIPALGSVGAANLQRQMTERTIFQVQELQKTRAISWEVRFAGGNLQLMVDWLGSDLDYHSQGEGDLGARMVRSLAQAFQSGAEQVIIIGIDCPGINAHILTQAFDLLDTCDLTLGPAIDGGYYLIGLCRLIPELFVNIDWGTSQVLQQSVDIAEKRKMSLAYLPPLADVDIPEDLPIWEQSIKY; the protein is encoded by the coding sequence GTGCTGAAATCATCAGACGTTGCTAAACAGCACTTAATTATTTTTACTCGCTACCCAGAACCAGGTCAGACAAAAACCCGACTCATCCCGGCCTTGGGTAGTGTAGGCGCTGCCAATTTACAACGGCAGATGACAGAACGTACCATATTTCAGGTGCAAGAATTGCAAAAAACCAGGGCGATATCTTGGGAAGTGCGATTTGCCGGCGGTAACTTGCAACTGATGGTAGACTGGCTGGGGTCTGATTTAGACTACCATTCTCAAGGTGAGGGTGATTTAGGTGCGCGGATGGTGCGATCGCTAGCTCAAGCCTTTCAATCTGGCGCAGAACAAGTCATAATCATTGGCATAGATTGTCCTGGGATAAATGCTCACATTCTTACCCAAGCCTTTGATCTGCTAGATACTTGTGATCTGACACTGGGGCCAGCCATTGACGGTGGTTATTACTTGATTGGTTTGTGTCGTCTGATTCCAGAATTATTCGTTAATATCGATTGGGGAACTTCTCAAGTATTACAGCAATCTGTGGATATTGCGGAAAAGCGCAAAATGTCACTTGCCTACTTGCCTCCTTTAGCTGATGTAGATATTCCAGAGGATTTACCAATTTGGGAACAGAGTATAAAGTACTAA
- a CDS encoding pilus assembly FimT family protein, which produces MKVYRNSSNYLQTIKYFYANLNNGFTLLETLSVVLMIGTLSAIAAPTWLSFVQTQRLNTSQGQVYRAMRQAQSQAKKERLTWQASFREQNSIVQWAVHPGTVNPSDANWNDLNSNVCLDPETTLQESNGVRRIQFDYRGNVRQPPLGRITLSTKCGGKVKRCVIVSTILGAMRTAKEQSKMQDDKYCY; this is translated from the coding sequence ATGAAGGTATACAGAAATTCATCTAATTACTTGCAAACTATAAAATATTTTTATGCTAATTTGAATAATGGTTTTACGCTGCTAGAAACATTAAGCGTTGTTTTAATGATAGGGACATTATCAGCGATCGCCGCACCTACCTGGTTAAGTTTTGTCCAAACTCAACGCCTCAACACTAGCCAAGGTCAAGTATACAGGGCGATGCGCCAAGCCCAAAGTCAAGCCAAAAAGGAAAGATTAACTTGGCAAGCTAGCTTTCGTGAACAAAATAGTATCGTTCAATGGGCGGTTCATCCTGGTACAGTTAATCCATCTGATGCTAACTGGAACGATTTAAACTCGAATGTCTGCCTTGATCCTGAAACCACCTTACAAGAGTCAAATGGTGTGAGACGCATTCAATTTGATTACCGAGGTAATGTCAGGCAACCACCTCTAGGAAGGATTACTCTATCGACTAAGTGCGGTGGTAAGGTCAAGCGTTGCGTGATTGTTTCCACAATTTTAGGGGCAATGCGAACGGCAAAAGAGCAAAGTAAGATGCAAGACGATAAGTATTGCTATTAA
- a CDS encoding pilus assembly FimT family protein, which yields MAADDIREKLNIKLFPSKLRVLASESNQQDAGFTLIELLAVLIMMGILAAIAAPGWLGFVNRQRVNKANEAVLSVLQQAQRDAKKQKLNYSVSFRTNGNISEVAVYQVTTPLPNPLPWRKLGESVDIKPDKIALLTNLTDTNKTDATGALNVNYNYLNTAKTITFDYTGSLPKANFGGVNGNDETKGLKIAVVLRGAGNSASANDTKRCVIVKTLLGSTITEKDNKCN from the coding sequence ATGGCTGCTGATGACATAAGAGAAAAGTTGAATATCAAATTATTCCCAAGCAAACTACGAGTTTTAGCATCTGAATCCAATCAGCAAGATGCTGGTTTTACATTGATCGAACTCCTAGCCGTGCTAATTATGATGGGAATTTTAGCTGCGATCGCTGCTCCAGGATGGCTGGGTTTTGTCAATAGACAACGGGTAAATAAAGCTAATGAAGCTGTTTTATCTGTCTTACAACAAGCACAGCGAGACGCTAAAAAGCAAAAGCTTAATTACAGTGTGAGTTTTAGAACTAATGGTAATATTTCCGAAGTTGCCGTTTATCAAGTTACAACGCCTCTTCCCAACCCACTTCCTTGGCGTAAATTAGGCGAGAGTGTAGATATTAAACCTGACAAAATCGCCCTTTTAACAAATCTGACTGATACCAATAAAACTGATGCGACTGGTGCTTTAAATGTAAATTACAATTATTTAAATACTGCGAAAACTATTACCTTTGATTACACGGGAAGTTTGCCAAAGGCTAACTTTGGCGGAGTAAATGGAAATGACGAAACCAAAGGCTTAAAAATTGCTGTAGTTCTACGCGGTGCTGGTAATTCTGCATCAGCTAATGATACGAAGCGCTGTGTGATTGTGAAAACTCTTTTAGGCTCAACGATAACAGAGAAAGATAATAAATGTAATTAA
- the hpsC gene encoding hormogonium polysaccharide secretion pseudopilin HpsC: protein MMKIIQFVLKSQIKSSKVRQKPSGFTLVELLVALVIASLIITPLLGFMVNVLTTDSREQAKANSEEEIQNALNYISRDMEQAVYIYDADGLEAIKSELLYPGDAGKSPILVFWKRELVPKVITAFDGSADDAFVYSLVAYYLIKDATPSATWSKAARIARWQIKDGVRASTGGVTCPGYSADLKYVNSTNCPDPGFLPFKETGNLTEGMKAWKKNAGVAYTNPSNVLIDYVDQTQNPPGLNATCPPNSTDPQITWSAVTPANNITGFYACVDTANTTAQLLIRGNVLARIQNDVNKINYTAGNQTYFPTTSVRVKGRGFLVR from the coding sequence ATGATGAAGATAATCCAATTTGTTCTGAAGAGCCAAATCAAAAGCTCCAAAGTTAGGCAAAAGCCTAGTGGTTTTACTCTGGTTGAATTGTTAGTCGCTTTGGTCATTGCATCTTTAATCATCACACCATTATTAGGCTTTATGGTTAATGTGCTGACTACAGACAGCAGGGAGCAAGCTAAGGCCAATTCTGAGGAAGAAATTCAAAATGCTCTCAATTACATTTCCCGTGATATGGAGCAGGCGGTGTATATCTATGATGCTGATGGACTGGAAGCAATAAAATCTGAATTACTTTACCCCGGTGATGCGGGAAAGTCACCCATACTAGTTTTTTGGAAACGAGAATTAGTTCCTAAAGTCATAACAGCATTTGATGGGTCAGCAGATGATGCTTTTGTTTACTCTTTAGTTGCGTACTATTTAATCAAAGATGCTACTCCTAGTGCTACTTGGTCAAAGGCGGCTCGCATCGCTAGATGGCAAATTAAAGATGGTGTAAGAGCTAGTACAGGTGGTGTAACTTGTCCAGGATATAGTGCTGATCTCAAATATGTGAATAGTACCAACTGTCCCGATCCAGGTTTTTTACCTTTTAAAGAGACGGGAAATTTAACAGAGGGGATGAAAGCATGGAAAAAAAATGCAGGTGTAGCTTATACTAACCCTTCTAACGTTTTGATTGACTATGTTGATCAAACCCAAAATCCGCCAGGACTAAACGCTACTTGTCCTCCTAATTCCACAGATCCTCAAATTACATGGTCAGCAGTAACACCAGCAAATAATATAACAGGGTTTTATGCTTGTGTAGATACAGCCAATACAACAGCACAGCTATTGATTAGAGGTAATGTACTGGCTCGTATTCAAAACGATGTAAATAAAATCAATTACACTGCTGGTAATCAAACTTATTTCCCGACAACCAGTGTAAGAGTTAAAGGACGGGGATTCTTAGTTAGGTAA
- the hpsB gene encoding hormogonium polysaccharide secretion pseudopilin HpsB, which produces MIKRKPQQKTSSSSDSGFTIIESVLGVVVVAILLASVSPLLVFSTATRVQSRRAEKATQVVNTLITALRTSSIKAPGEFNAANKILLEAATAAEPRNLADNLISLAQMPVPANASNLYLVKKDESICHTSQTGCTSQSKFEEYYIQARQLIVTGSAANDGYRLAVRVYRGDVDFTKPLLASDVSIQKTASVVTAGVGNRQAPLIERTVDIANGRTSFEALCQRLGIVPAKDGNNQNCQ; this is translated from the coding sequence ATGATTAAACGGAAACCACAGCAAAAAACTTCATCTTCCAGTGATTCGGGTTTTACGATTATTGAGTCAGTTTTAGGGGTAGTTGTCGTTGCCATTTTATTGGCTAGTGTATCTCCCTTGCTGGTCTTCTCAACAGCAACCCGTGTCCAATCTCGACGGGCAGAAAAAGCAACTCAAGTCGTAAATACATTGATTACTGCTTTGAGAACTAGCTCAATTAAAGCCCCTGGTGAATTCAATGCAGCCAACAAAATTCTATTAGAAGCAGCAACCGCAGCCGAGCCTAGAAATTTGGCAGACAATTTAATTAGTTTGGCACAGATGCCAGTTCCTGCAAATGCGAGCAATTTGTATCTCGTTAAAAAAGATGAGAGCATTTGCCACACTAGTCAGACTGGTTGTACCTCACAAAGCAAATTTGAGGAATATTACATTCAAGCACGTCAACTTATAGTCACAGGAAGTGCAGCCAATGACGGTTATCGTCTAGCCGTTCGGGTTTATCGAGGAGATGTTGATTTTACTAAACCTCTCTTAGCTAGTGATGTTAGCATCCAAAAAACAGCGTCAGTTGTGACTGCGGGAGTGGGTAACAGACAAGCACCACTAATTGAAAGAACAGTGGATATTGCCAATGGTCGCACTTCCTTTGAGGCTTTATGTCAGCGTCTTGGTATAGTACCTGCTAAGGACGGAAATAACCAAAACTGTCAATAA
- the rpmB gene encoding 50S ribosomal protein L28 yields the protein MSRRCELTGRKANNAFAVSHSHRRTKRLQHANLQNKRVWWAAGNRWVRMKLSTKAIKTLDAKGLEAMAKEAGINLNHY from the coding sequence ATGTCTCGTCGTTGCGAACTAACTGGTAGAAAAGCAAATAACGCCTTTGCAGTTTCTCACTCTCACCGCCGTACCAAACGCCTCCAGCACGCCAATCTGCAAAACAAGCGTGTTTGGTGGGCTGCTGGAAATCGCTGGGTGAGAATGAAACTGTCCACCAAAGCCATCAAAACTCTAGATGCTAAAGGCTTAGAAGCAATGGCTAAAGAAGCTGGTATTAATCTGAATCATTACTAA
- the htpG gene encoding molecular chaperone HtpG: MLEQGTISIHTENIFPIIKKSLYSDHQIFLRELVSNAVDAIQKLNMVSRAGEFAGDIGEPEIQLAIDKDKKTLSITDNGIGMTAEEVKKYINQVAFSSAEEFIHKYEGKSDQPIIGHFGLGFYSSFMVAQNVEIDTLSYKEGAQAVHWTCDGSPAFTLSESPRTTRGTTITLTLAGEEEEFLEPARIKNLVKTYCDFMPVPIKLDGEILNQQKAPWRESANNLTKEDYLEFYRYLYPFQEEPLLWVHLNTDYPFIINGILYFPKMRPDVDVTKGQTKLFCNQVFVSDNCEEIVPQFLMPMRGVIDSTDIPLNVSRSALQGDRTVRKIGDYIAKKVGDRLKELYRENREQYISAWKDLSTFVKFGVLNDEKFKKQIQDIIVFRTTAKLPEPAATPAVEVQSSEGDAWQDVPSNTSSLPYTTLKEYLERNKERNENRVFYSTDETSQSTYIELHKNQGLEVLFMDSFIDTHFINFLEQEYSEVKFTRVDSDLDNTLLEQDKTGEIVDPTTNKTKSEVIKELFEKSLNKPKLNIRTEALKSDDPQGTPPAIVLLPEIMRRLREMNAMMQQQNADFPEEHILLVNTAHPLIQNLASFNQSSIIQEDGQSSTDPLVNMICQHVYDLALMTQKGFDAEGMKSFVERSNDVLTKLTEQVSK; the protein is encoded by the coding sequence ATGTTAGAACAAGGCACCATCAGTATTCATACTGAAAATATTTTTCCCATTATCAAGAAATCTCTCTACTCAGACCATCAAATATTCCTGCGGGAATTGGTATCCAACGCCGTAGATGCCATCCAAAAGCTGAACATGGTATCCCGCGCCGGTGAATTTGCGGGAGATATCGGTGAACCAGAAATCCAACTTGCTATAGACAAAGACAAAAAAACCCTTTCCATTACCGATAACGGCATTGGGATGACCGCCGAAGAAGTGAAGAAATATATCAATCAGGTAGCCTTCTCTAGCGCCGAAGAATTTATTCACAAATATGAAGGCAAATCAGACCAACCAATCATCGGTCACTTTGGTTTGGGTTTCTACTCCTCCTTCATGGTGGCGCAAAACGTCGAAATTGATACCCTCTCATACAAAGAAGGGGCGCAAGCCGTCCATTGGACTTGTGACGGTTCCCCAGCCTTCACCCTCTCAGAATCACCCCGCACCACTCGCGGGACAACTATCACTCTCACCCTCGCAGGCGAAGAAGAAGAATTTTTAGAACCAGCACGAATTAAGAATCTTGTCAAGACATACTGCGATTTCATGCCAGTGCCAATTAAACTGGACGGTGAAATATTAAACCAGCAAAAAGCACCTTGGCGCGAATCTGCCAATAACTTGACTAAAGAAGATTATTTAGAATTTTACCGCTATTTGTACCCATTTCAGGAAGAACCATTGTTATGGGTGCATTTAAATACTGATTACCCCTTTATCATCAACGGGATTCTGTATTTCCCCAAAATGCGCCCCGATGTTGATGTCACCAAAGGGCAAACCAAGCTATTTTGCAATCAAGTTTTTGTCAGTGACAACTGTGAAGAGATTGTCCCCCAATTTCTCATGCCTATGCGGGGTGTGATTGATAGTACAGATATTCCCTTGAATGTGTCCCGGAGTGCATTACAAGGCGATCGCACAGTCCGCAAAATCGGCGACTATATAGCCAAGAAAGTAGGCGATCGCCTCAAAGAATTGTACCGTGAAAACCGCGAACAATACATCAGCGCCTGGAAGGATCTCAGCACCTTTGTTAAATTTGGTGTCCTCAACGACGAGAAATTTAAAAAACAAATCCAAGACATCATCGTCTTCCGCACCACAGCTAAACTCCCAGAACCAGCCGCCACCCCAGCCGTAGAAGTCCAATCTTCCGAAGGCGATGCGTGGCAAGATGTCCCCTCAAACACATCCAGTCTCCCATATACCACCCTGAAAGAATACTTAGAACGTAACAAAGAACGCAACGAAAACCGAGTATTTTACAGCACCGATGAAACCAGCCAATCCACATACATAGAACTGCACAAAAATCAAGGCTTAGAAGTCCTATTTATGGACTCCTTCATCGACACCCACTTTATCAACTTCCTCGAACAGGAATACTCCGAGGTCAAATTTACCCGCGTAGATTCAGACTTAGATAACACCCTCCTAGAACAAGACAAAACCGGGGAAATCGTAGACCCCACCACCAACAAAACCAAAAGTGAGGTCATCAAAGAACTATTTGAGAAATCCCTCAACAAACCCAAACTGAACATCCGTACCGAAGCCTTGAAATCCGACGACCCCCAAGGAACACCACCAGCGATCGTATTATTACCAGAAATTATGCGTCGTCTGCGGGAAATGAACGCCATGATGCAACAACAGAATGCAGATTTTCCCGAAGAGCATATTTTGTTAGTCAATACTGCTCATCCCCTGATTCAAAACCTCGCAAGTTTCAACCAAAGTAGTATTATCCAGGAAGATGGTCAGTCATCGACAGATCCATTAGTGAATATGATTTGTCAACACGTTTATGATTTAGCGCTGATGACTCAAAAAGGATTTGACGCAGAAGGAATGAAATCCTTCGTCGAGCGATCCAATGACGTGCTTACTAAGCTGACAGAACAAGTTAGCAAGTAA
- a CDS encoding PIN domain-containing protein, protein MSQQYKLYLDACCLNRPFDDQTQSRIYLEAQAIITILNKCQSETWKLINSSALIAELNQTPDLERLQNVKKLLLIAKIKVIHSPFIEDRAAELQKLGFSSYDATHIASAERSQADVFLTTDDRLFKKAQINSQLINVNINNPVQWLAEVIQAEDSNDENPK, encoded by the coding sequence ATGAGTCAACAATATAAACTTTATCTTGATGCTTGTTGTTTGAATCGTCCGTTTGATGACCAGACACAATCTCGTATTTATTTAGAAGCACAGGCAATTATCACAATTCTGAATAAATGTCAATCAGAGACTTGGAAACTTATCAACAGCAGTGCTTTAATCGCGGAATTAAACCAAACACCTGATTTAGAAAGACTACAAAACGTCAAAAAATTACTCTTAATTGCTAAAATCAAAGTTATTCATAGCCCCTTCATTGAAGATAGAGCAGCCGAACTGCAAAAATTAGGATTCTCCAGCTATGATGCCACACACATCGCTAGTGCTGAAAGAAGTCAGGCTGATGTATTTCTGACAACAGATGATAGACTCTTCAAAAAAGCCCAAATAAATTCTCAATTAATTAACGTCAATATCAATAATCCGGTTCAATGGCTGGCGGAAGTAATACAAGCCGAGGACAGCAATGATGAAAACCCAAAATGA